In Dermatophilus congolensis, a genomic segment contains:
- the rpsB gene encoding 30S ribosomal protein S2, with product MAVVTMRQLLESGVHFGHQTRRWNPKMKRFIMTERNGIYIIDLQQSLTYINDAYEFIKQTVAHGGHILFVGTKKQAQEGIEEQATRVGMPYVNHRWLGGMLTNFSTVSKRLDRLKELEAIDYDDVAGSGHTKKELLVLRREKDKLERTLGGIRDMSKVPSAVWIVDTKKEHLAVTEARKLNIPIVAILDTNCDPDEVDYAIPGNDDAIRSVTLLTRVVADAVAEGLMARNSGGAAAGEQAEPMAEWERELLAGEQADAPAEVKSEDQDTAEEAQA from the coding sequence ATGGCCGTCGTCACCATGCGTCAGCTCCTTGAGAGCGGCGTCCACTTCGGACACCAGACCCGCCGTTGGAACCCGAAGATGAAGCGCTTCATCATGACCGAGCGCAACGGCATCTACATCATCGACTTGCAACAGTCGTTGACCTACATCAACGATGCATACGAGTTCATCAAGCAGACCGTTGCTCACGGCGGTCACATCTTGTTCGTCGGCACGAAGAAGCAGGCGCAGGAAGGCATCGAAGAGCAGGCAACTCGCGTGGGTATGCCCTACGTGAACCACCGCTGGCTCGGTGGCATGCTGACCAACTTCAGCACCGTCTCTAAGCGTCTGGACCGCCTCAAAGAACTTGAGGCCATTGACTACGACGATGTTGCAGGCTCGGGCCACACCAAGAAAGAGCTTCTCGTTCTGCGTCGCGAAAAAGACAAGCTGGAACGCACGCTCGGCGGTATCCGTGACATGTCCAAGGTCCCCTCTGCCGTGTGGATCGTGGACACCAAGAAGGAACACCTTGCCGTTACCGAGGCGCGCAAACTCAACATCCCGATCGTCGCGATCCTGGACACCAACTGTGACCCCGATGAGGTCGACTACGCCATTCCGGGTAACGACGACGCTATCCGTTCCGTGACGTTGCTGACCCGTGTCGTTGCTGACGCTGTGGCCGAGGGGCTCATGGCTCGTAACTCTGGTGGCGCAGCTGCTGGTGAGCAGGCCGAGCCGATGGCTGAGTGGGAGCGAGAGCTGCTGGCTGGTGAGCAGGCTGATGCACCTGCCGAGGTAAAGAGCGAAGACCAGGACACGGCTGAAGAAGCCCAGGCCTGA
- a CDS encoding M23 family metallopeptidase, whose amino-acid sequence MSLDPITIALIALTIATGPAGWGTLLVGTGVRVVGTAIARTVATQVVKSVATGAARGTLTRLAGSGVAKELEGVAARALGKQVTASTSQAAAIGQGAARAGTSARAGTAASGRHAKKNMENMLALLPAPYRIPLRGSTHVLRGFDKPAQNWLPGHRGVDLAAAAGAPVLAASNGKIFYAGKIATKSTVSIMHARGIRTTYEPVIPTVKTGDVVKAGQVIGHIAPFAAHCAPKSCLHWGAIKNAEYIDPLTLIGEVRLLPLR is encoded by the coding sequence GTGAGCCTCGACCCCATCACCATCGCCCTCATCGCTCTCACCATTGCCACTGGCCCCGCGGGATGGGGAACCCTTCTCGTTGGCACCGGCGTACGTGTAGTTGGCACTGCCATTGCACGCACAGTCGCCACCCAGGTCGTGAAGTCAGTCGCCACAGGAGCCGCTCGAGGCACTCTCACACGCTTAGCTGGATCCGGTGTAGCCAAAGAACTTGAAGGTGTTGCTGCACGCGCACTAGGCAAACAGGTAACCGCATCAACAAGTCAAGCAGCCGCCATTGGGCAAGGCGCAGCACGCGCAGGCACATCCGCCCGAGCAGGAACAGCTGCTTCCGGGCGACATGCAAAGAAAAACATGGAAAACATGCTTGCGCTGCTTCCCGCTCCGTATCGCATTCCTCTACGTGGATCTACCCATGTTTTACGTGGCTTCGATAAACCCGCACAAAATTGGCTTCCTGGGCATCGAGGCGTAGACCTCGCCGCAGCCGCAGGCGCCCCTGTTCTAGCAGCGAGCAACGGAAAAATTTTTTATGCAGGCAAAATTGCCACAAAATCAACCGTGTCAATCATGCACGCACGAGGCATCCGAACCACCTATGAACCTGTGATCCCCACAGTTAAAACTGGGGACGTCGTCAAAGCAGGTCAAGTCATCGGACACATTGCTCCATTTGCCGCTCACTGCGCACCCAAATCATGCCTGCACTGGGGAGCGATCAAAAACGCTGAATACATCGACCCCCTCACCCTCATCGGCGAGGTTCGCCTCCTACCGTTACGTTGA
- the dprA gene encoding DNA-processing protein DprA, which translates to MKSSKRASLERVQAPLDAEDIAARVLGVDTVTDFTATGSPEAGLDRMARAAWTRLAEPGNVWAHALIQLLGPVQALAAVATRHEEVVQQFTPRLADLNVLRDFDIARRYGARLIVPSDDEWPSGLADLEVPPVALWARGPRQAAEVCSGSVAIVGARNSTDYGINQSGDLAWSLAERGRAVVSGAAYGIDAAAHHGALAAHGTTVAVLACGIDKQYPAANAQMLAEIAQTGLILSEVAPGSAALRSRFLQRNRLIAAVSAGTVVVEAGLRSGSRNTAGTAASLGRVVMAFPGPVTSMASAGCHVMIRDGMATLVTDVDEVLELISPVGEQAAAEKLAPSTVIDSLDASDAAVHDALSARPRSVGKIATIVGMGTREVLTSLGRLELEGFAINSNGQWRRPPGSRSIG; encoded by the coding sequence ATGAAGAGTTCTAAACGAGCCTCTCTAGAGAGAGTGCAAGCACCCTTGGATGCTGAAGATATTGCAGCTCGAGTTCTTGGCGTCGACACAGTTACGGATTTCACGGCAACTGGCTCACCCGAAGCTGGGCTGGATCGTATGGCGCGAGCTGCGTGGACTCGTTTGGCAGAACCGGGGAATGTATGGGCGCATGCTTTGATTCAGCTGCTCGGCCCCGTACAGGCGCTTGCTGCTGTGGCTACGCGTCATGAGGAAGTAGTTCAACAATTCACTCCTCGGCTCGCTGACCTGAATGTTCTCAGGGATTTCGATATTGCGCGCAGGTACGGTGCACGTCTCATTGTTCCTAGTGATGATGAGTGGCCAAGCGGTCTTGCTGACTTGGAGGTGCCTCCCGTTGCTTTGTGGGCACGAGGACCCCGACAAGCAGCTGAGGTATGCAGCGGATCTGTGGCTATTGTGGGCGCACGCAACTCTACGGATTACGGGATAAATCAGTCGGGCGATCTGGCCTGGTCTCTGGCTGAGCGCGGTCGTGCTGTGGTTAGCGGTGCAGCATACGGAATCGATGCTGCAGCACATCACGGTGCGCTTGCAGCACACGGAACAACGGTTGCGGTGTTGGCCTGCGGTATCGACAAACAGTATCCGGCAGCTAATGCACAGATGCTGGCCGAGATTGCGCAGACCGGACTCATTCTTAGCGAGGTCGCTCCAGGTAGCGCTGCATTAAGAAGTCGTTTCCTGCAACGTAATCGCCTTATCGCGGCTGTCTCAGCGGGCACAGTAGTTGTCGAAGCAGGGCTACGGTCTGGGTCGCGAAACACCGCAGGTACTGCTGCTTCCTTGGGGCGTGTCGTCATGGCGTTCCCTGGGCCGGTGACTTCGATGGCCTCGGCGGGATGTCACGTAATGATTCGTGATGGCATGGCCACTCTCGTCACCGATGTGGATGAGGTGCTCGAACTGATTAGTCCAGTGGGGGAGCAGGCTGCAGCAGAAAAGCTAGCTCCTTCTACGGTCATTGACTCACTGGATGCATCAGATGCAGCAGTACACGATGCGCTGTCGGCGCGCCCGCGAAGCGTGGGCAAGATCGCCACCATTGTCGGTATGGGAACGCGCGAGGTTCTTACGAGTTTGGGGCGACTTGAACTGGAAGGATTCGCCATAAACAGCAACGGTCAATGGCGCCGCCCGCCAGGCAGTCGAAGTATCGGATAG
- a CDS encoding tyrosine recombinase XerC produces MTEPTSDSSSRGTAEKSLEGRTQEIVADFLGFLKHHRGKERSPHTLRAYDTDLRSAMRHAAQRGHKSVEDIDVDDVRSWLAQAAEQGKSRATLARRIAVLRTFFRWARDAGVVQIDPTLRIRSPRRSQHLPKVLKERQAIRLLTTESNDTNKSAAVRAKALRSRDAAALEMLYATGVRVQELSGLDIDDVDLESRTAVVVGKGNKQRKVIFGEPAAQALRRWLSMRSHLASKESGAALFLGARGGRWGVRQIRDAVHAAAARAEVPDISPHALRHSAATHLLDHGADLRDVQELLGHASPATTQIYTHVSTACLRAVFEQAHPRA; encoded by the coding sequence GTGACTGAACCGACTAGCGACTCGAGTAGTCGCGGCACAGCTGAGAAGAGCCTCGAGGGTCGAACGCAGGAGATCGTGGCAGATTTTCTCGGCTTTCTTAAACACCATCGTGGCAAAGAACGATCCCCACATACGTTGCGCGCATATGACACGGATCTTCGTTCCGCGATGCGCCATGCAGCGCAACGAGGACATAAGTCAGTTGAAGATATTGATGTTGATGACGTACGAAGTTGGTTAGCTCAAGCAGCTGAACAAGGAAAATCACGAGCTACTCTCGCCCGCCGAATTGCGGTATTGCGTACCTTTTTCCGGTGGGCTCGTGATGCAGGTGTAGTGCAGATTGACCCGACTCTACGGATCCGTAGCCCACGTCGATCACAACACTTGCCCAAGGTTCTCAAAGAACGTCAGGCCATCAGGCTCCTGACGACTGAGTCTAATGACACAAATAAGTCGGCAGCCGTGCGGGCTAAAGCGCTCCGTTCTCGAGATGCTGCTGCGCTTGAAATGCTTTATGCCACCGGTGTTCGGGTTCAGGAGTTGTCTGGACTTGATATTGACGATGTTGATCTTGAGTCACGTACTGCTGTGGTTGTTGGTAAAGGAAACAAACAGCGCAAAGTTATTTTTGGTGAACCTGCAGCACAGGCGTTGCGTCGGTGGCTTTCTATGCGCTCGCACTTGGCGAGTAAGGAAAGCGGGGCAGCTTTATTTTTGGGCGCACGCGGAGGCCGTTGGGGGGTGCGACAGATACGTGATGCAGTGCATGCAGCGGCGGCACGGGCTGAGGTTCCTGATATTTCGCCCCATGCTTTGCGGCACAGCGCAGCTACGCATCTTCTTGATCATGGAGCTGATTTGCGTGATGTGCAGGAGCTTCTTGGTCATGCTTCGCCGGCCACTACTCAGATTTATACGCATGTGTCCACGGCTTGTCTGCGGGCTGTTTTCGAGCAGGCGCATCCGCGGGCGTGA